One Labrus mixtus chromosome 12, fLabMix1.1, whole genome shotgun sequence DNA segment encodes these proteins:
- the cfap206 gene encoding cilia- and flagella-associated protein 206 has protein sequence MSRGHAESLIKNIIGDIVRECAVRGHAVSETLVAFMVKAVVLDPRNGFNVDRILTKQDVQKLEELCLDKLMEKCSPSLDTIKMQVYFDLNYTSRREFLEDVHQVMESKLSSVSREITDSRVKTREELEALYRKVVTYILLRSGVGSPADVNTVNEATAALQSVFPHTELGAFMVLLKRDKELQLKELTMTVTGIRLFNKAGKKGEQETDPDKLMPAALTEALPAISTSLENELKASQSLAWRYTAVLEKLTHPDCRSAERDVPMVLLKQALYNVRQHEGFLRMLLADACLCGKHAELLQAEFSSNMKLLKETVKSKAAVPTATVFPLFKALSKLWSGLQDEAELLNILNNISINLQPFIASQAKIFSEAHLDGLLESSEVKTDEQRMIESSGERIDPGEMKSHDWLLPETTASFNELPLQYNGVCGYTVVTRDGLLLPGNPHIGVLKHKEKLYVFSSKDAAVKFSSSPEEFIEEVAEKAKLSPELIQLLKLHQQFSCVSPYPEMQPGESLLVKPITKCESGTQTDIHPLETNMDKLYEWNEWELRRKAIKLADLLSKVTHSTQTDLSHMRRENMTQTWLPKNAVCQSKRDGESSMPKPQTYLTGLRGQRDGHVVKTNLTRPVDD, from the exons ATGTCTCGAGGTCACGCAGAAAGcctcattaaaaacattattggTGACATAGTGCGGGAGTGTGCGGTGAGAGGACATGCGGTGTCTGAAACTCTGGTGGCTTTCATG GTGAAAGCTGTGGTGCTGGACCCTAGAAATGGCTTTAATGTGGACCGGATACTGACCAAACAAGATGTGCAGAAACTCGAAGAG CTGTGTCTGGATAAACTGATGGAGAAGTGCAGCCCGTCTCTCGACACAATCAAGATGCAGgtgtattttgatttgaattACACCTCCAGAC gagaGTTCCTGGAGGATGTCCACCAGGTGATGGAGTCCAAGCTGAGCTCAGTGAGCAGAGAGATCACAGACAGCAGGGTGAAAACACGGGAAGAGTTAGAAGCATTGTACCGCAAAGTCGTAACGTACATCCTGCTGCGCTCCGGCGTGGGCTCCCCCGCAGATGTCAACACTGTGAACGAGGCTACAG CTGCCCTGCAGAGCGTCTTCCCTCACACTGAGCTGGGAGCCTTCATGGTCCTCCTGAAGAGGGacaaagagctgcagctcaAAGAGCTCACCATGACCGTCACAGGGATCCGACTCTTCAACAAGGCCGGAAAGAAAGGAGAGCAGGAGACTGACCCCGATAAACTAA TGCCTGCAGCTCTGACTGAAGCTCTTCCAGCCATCAGTACGAGCTTAGAGAACGAGCTGAAAGCCTCTCAGAGTTTGGCCTGGAGATACACGGCTGTGCTGGAGAAGCTGACGCACCCCGACTGTCGTTCTGCAGAGCGTGATGTTCCCATGGTGTTACTGAAACAGGCTCTCTATAATGTCAGGCAGCATGAAGGTTTCCTCAGGATGTTACTG GCTGATGCTTGTTTATGTGGCAAACACGCAGAGCTCCTGCAGGCTGAGTTCTCCTCAAACATGAAGCTGCTGAAAGAAACTGTGAAGTCAAAGGCAGCTGTACCCACTGCAACAGTGTTT cCGCTGTTTAAGGCTCTGTCTAAGCTGTGGTCGGGACTCCAGGACGAGGCCGAGCTGCTGAACATCCTCAATAACATCAGCATCAACCTGCAGCCCTTCATCGCCTCGCAGGCCAAGATCTTCTCTGAAGCTCATTTAGACGGCCTGTTGGAGTCCTCAGAGGTGAAGACAGATGAGCAGAGGATGATCGAGTCCTCGG GCGAGCGAATCGATCCAGGTGAGATGAAGTCACATGATTGGCTCCTCCCTGAAACTACAGCCAGCTTTAATGAGCTACCACTGCAGTATAACGGAGTCTGTGGATACACTGTGGTGACCAGAGACGGACTCCTATTACCAG GTAATCCTCACATCGGAGTcctcaaacacaaagagaagcttTATGTTTTCAGCTCCAAAGACGCTGCGGTAAAATTTTCCTCCAGTCCAGAAGAGTTCATTGAAGAGGTGGCGGAGAAAGCAAAGCTCTCACCTGAACTTATTCAGCTCCTCAAACTGCACCAACAGTTCTCCTGCGTCAGTCCGTACCCTGAG ATGCAGCCAGGTGAGAGTTTACTGGTGAAGCCGATCACCAAATGTGAGAGCGGCACACAGACCGACATCCACCCGCTGGAGACGAACATGGACAAGTTGTACGAGTGGAACGAGTGGGAGCTGCGAAGAAAAGCTATCAAACTG GCTGATCTGTTGAGCAAAGTGACCCACTCGACACAGACCGATCTGAGCCACATGAGACGAGAAAACATGACTCAGACGTGGCTGCCAAAGAACGCCGTCTGCCAGAGTAAGAGAGACGGTGAGAGCAGCATGCCCAAACCTCAGACCTACCTGACAGGactgagaggacagagagacggaCACGTGGTCAAAACCAACCTGACCAGACCTGTGGACGATTAA
- the LOC132985325 gene encoding tubulin beta-1 chain-like — protein sequence MREIVHLQAGQCGNQIGAKFWEVISDEHGIDPTGTYHGDSDLQLDRINVYYNEATGGKYVPRAVLVDLEPGTMDSVRSGPFGQLFRPDNFVFGQSGAGNNWAKGHYTEGAELVDSVLEVVRKEAESCDCLQGFQLTHSLGGGTGSGMGTLLISKIREEYPDRIMNTYSVVPSPKVSDTVVEPYNATLSVHQLVENTDETFCIDNEALYDICFRTLKLTTPSYGDLNHLVSATMSGVTTCLRFPGQLNADLRKLAVNMVPFPRLHFFMPGFAPLTSRGSQQYRSLTVPELTQQMFDAKNMMAACDPRHGRYLTVAAIFRGRMSMKEVDEQMLNVQNKNSSYFVEWIPNNVKTAVCDIPPRGLKMAATFIGNSTAIQELFKRISEQFTAMFRRKAFLHWYTGEGMDEMEFTEAESNMNDLVSEYQQYQDATADEEGEFEEEGEEELA from the exons atgagggAAATTGTGCATCTCCAGGCCGGTCAGTGCGGAAACCAGATTGGTGCCAAG TTTTGGGAGGTGATCAGTGATGAGCACGGCATTGACCCAACTGGCACATACCACGGTGACAGTGACCTGCAGCTTGACAGGATCAATGTCTACTACAATGAAGCCACAG GTGGCAAATATGTTCCACGTGCTGTGCTGGTGGATCTGGAGCCAGGAACCATGGACTCTGTGAGATCCGGACCCTTCGGCCAGCTCTTCAGGCCAGACAACTTTGTTTTTG GCCAGAGTGGTGCTGGAAACAACTGGGCCAAAGGTCACTACACAGAGGGTGCAGAGCTGGTGGACTCTGTCCTGGAAGTAgtgaggaaggaggcagagagcTGTGACTGCCTGCAGGGCTTCCagctcacacactctcttgGTGGTGGTACTGGCTCTGGGATGGGCACACTGCTCATCAGCAAAATCCGTGAAGAGTACCCCGACCGTATTATGAACACCTACAGCGTGGTGCCCTCACCCAAAGTATCAGACACAGTCGTTGAGCCCTACAACGCCACACTGTCAGTCCACCAGCTTGTAGAAAACACAGACGAAACCTTCTGTATTGACAACGAGGCCCTGTATGACATCTGTTTCCGCACCCTTAAACTTACAACCCCATCATATGGTGACCTCAACCACCTCGTCTCTGCCACCATGAGCGGCGTTACCACCTGCCTCAGGTTCCCCGGACAGCTCAATGCCGACCTGAGGAAGCTGGCTGTAAACATGGTGCCATTCCCTCGTCTGCACTTCTTCATGCCAGGCTTCGCTCCCCTCACAAGCCGAGGCAGCCAGCAGTACAGGTCCCTCACTGTACCAGAGCTCACCCAGCAGATGTTCGACGCAAAGAACATGATGGCTGCCTGCGACCCACGTCACGGCCGCTACCTGACAGTGGCTGCTATCTTCCGTGGCCGCATGTCCATGAAGGAGGTGGACGAACAGATGCTGAACgtgcagaacaaaaacagcagctactTCGTTGAATGGATCCCCAACAACGTGAAGACCGCTGTCTGTGACATTCCTCCCCGTGGCCTCAAGATGGCTGCCACATTCATCGGCAACAGCACAGCCATCCAGGAGCTGTTCAAGCGCATCTCTGAGCAGTTCACAGCTATGTTCAGGCGCAAAGCTTTCCTCCATTGGTACACCGGAGAGGGTATGGATGAGATGGAGTTCACCGAGGCTGAGAGCAACATGAACGACCTGGTGTCAGAGTACCAGCAGTACCAGGACGCCACCGCCGACGAGGAGGGAGAGTTTGAGGAGGAAGGCGAGGAGGAGCTTGCCTAA